A single genomic interval of Nostoc commune NIES-4072 harbors:
- a CDS encoding TIGR03032 family protein, producing MNPNDSNINKPSLEINASRQFTAWLYEQNLSLSFTTYQAGKLFFIGLQPNGKLSVFERSFERCMGLYANGNSLYMSSLYQLWRFENIIQPGQNHQGYDALYLPQMSYVTGDLDIHDIALSTEKKDLESQKLVFVNTLFSCLATVSETHSFVPLWQPTFISKLAAEDRCHLNGLAMQQGKPKYVTAVSQSDVAEGWREHRANGGCVIDVESNEIVLQGLSMPHSPRWHQEKLWLLNSGAGEFGFVDLKRGVFEPVAFCPGYLRGCTFHGDFAVVGISQPRHNKTFSGLPLDDKLQQKNVEPRCGLLVIDLRSGDIVHSLRMEGVVLELYDVVALLGVRRPMAIGFRSDEIRRVVTVGSDQNF from the coding sequence GTGAATCCTAATGACAGCAACATTAACAAACCATCTCTAGAAATCAACGCTTCTCGCCAGTTTACTGCTTGGCTGTATGAGCAAAACCTGAGTTTGTCCTTCACCACCTATCAAGCGGGAAAGTTATTCTTTATCGGCTTGCAACCAAACGGCAAATTATCTGTATTTGAACGTAGCTTTGAGCGATGCATGGGGTTGTATGCCAATGGCAACAGCCTCTACATGAGTTCCTTGTATCAACTGTGGCGATTTGAAAACATCATCCAACCTGGACAAAACCACCAAGGCTATGATGCTCTTTATTTGCCCCAGATGAGTTATGTGACAGGAGATTTAGATATTCACGACATCGCTTTGAGTACAGAAAAAAAAGATTTAGAATCACAAAAATTAGTATTTGTCAATACCTTATTTAGTTGTTTGGCAACAGTCAGCGAAACCCACAGTTTCGTTCCTCTGTGGCAACCAACCTTTATCAGCAAGCTAGCGGCAGAAGATAGATGTCACCTGAATGGGTTGGCAATGCAGCAAGGAAAACCTAAATATGTTACTGCCGTCAGCCAGTCAGATGTAGCAGAAGGCTGGCGGGAGCATCGCGCAAACGGTGGCTGTGTCATTGACGTAGAAAGCAATGAAATTGTATTGCAGGGGTTGTCTATGCCCCACTCCCCACGCTGGCATCAAGAAAAACTCTGGCTGCTCAACTCAGGCGCGGGAGAGTTTGGCTTTGTCGATTTAAAGCGGGGAGTGTTTGAGCCAGTGGCTTTCTGTCCGGGATATCTGCGCGGTTGTACATTTCATGGCGACTTTGCAGTAGTGGGAATTTCGCAACCCAGGCATAACAAGACTTTTAGCGGCTTGCCCCTAGACGATAAATTGCAACAAAAAAACGTTGAGCCTCGCTGTGGGTTACTAGTGATTGACCTGAGAAGCGGCGATATTGTCCATTCCTTGCGAATGGAGGGAGTAGTTTTGGAATTGTACGACGTAGTAGCACTTTTGGGGGTACGTCGTCCAATGGCGATCGGGTTTCGCAGCGACGAAATTCGCCGGGTAGTGACGGTAGGATCGGATCAAAATTTCTAA
- a CDS encoding beta strand repeat-containing protein, whose product MAPNPAVFNLSDLNGNNGFAIVGSFVGISNSSAGDFNGDGMEDLIIGASKDNGGAAKYNVVFGSSSGFGASFNLSDINGNNGFVINGIDKIDFSGSTVSSAGDINGDGIDDLIIGAPNADPNGKFAVGESYVVFGNSSGFGASLNLSDLNGSNGFVINGIDTNDRLGSSVSSAGDFNGDGIDDLIIGALGASPNSKYSAGESYVVFGKSSAFGASLNLSDLNGSNGFVINGINTNDFSGRSISSAGDFNGDGIDDLIIGAADAGRYDKFKAGESYVVFGKSSAFGASLNLSDLNGSNGFVINGIDLFDNSGTSVSSAGDFNGDGFDDLIIGAPDADPYRNFAAGESYVVFGSSNGFGGSLNLSDLNGSNGFVINGIYEDDNSGKSISSAGDFNGDGFDDLIIGAPFADANGKYNAGNSYVVFGSSNGFGGSLNLSDLNSSNGLVINGIDVNDRSGYSVSSAGDINHDGFDDLSVGASFDSRVQPSKERYFIFGFATTTATNQFPVAVTDTATTNEATAVNISVLANDTGPDSNPLRVTKVNGSSVTVGIPITLSSGALLTLNADGTFTYNPNAQFESLGVGETDSDRFTYTISDRSFTSTASVNLTINGVNDAPALISAFNLSDLNGSNGFLLKNIINQFPAYDRLGSSVSNAGDINGDGFDDLIIGAQDASDNDDKFRAGQSYVVFGSSSGFSASFDFSSLDGSNGFVINGTDRGDYSGYSVSNAGDINGDGFDDLIIGAPGADPNGKFSAGKSYVVFGKSSGFGASLNLLSLDGSNGFVINGIDESDFSGWSVSNAGDINGDGFDDLIIGAFGAEPNGKERAGESYVVFGKSNGFGASLNLSSLDGSNGFVINGTDAGDVSGNSVSNAGDINGDGFNDLIIGAPGADPNGKERAGESYVVFGKSSGFGASLNLSSLDGSNGFVINGINRYDSLGSSVSSAGDFNGDGIDDLIIGASGSAYIDEIDTGPSANIYVVFGKSSGFGSVLNLSSLDGSNGFAINGNGVGISVSSAGDINGDGFDDVIIGALEASGTGESYVVFGSSSGFGASFDLSSLDGSNGFVINGINVGDFSGRSVSNAGDFNGDGSDDLIIGAAQKGGGIYGPFKNGESYLIYGFAKTASTQEDTAVKILASTILRGYSDIDGDTLNISGFTNPANGILIFNNNATVGNASDDYFIYTPNANYNGADSFSYTVSDGNGGTIAGVFNLNVKPVNDAPVAVNDTVTAAKNTAVSIQANTLLANDIDIDSSSFSITGVSGASNGTAVLKNNGTPNNSADDFIVFTPNCGFSGAASFNYTITDGQLTSTAKVTIQVGDRLFGGNGNDILHGTPGNDYLNGGNGNDLLCGGLGSDILTGGNGKDKFVFAVGKGTDIITDFCKGNDLIGLSDGLTFNQLSFVGNNIIVTATDEILATLTGISSTTLTTDNFTIL is encoded by the coding sequence ATGGCACCTAATCCAGCAGTTTTCAACCTTTCTGACCTTAATGGTAACAATGGTTTTGCGATCGTTGGGTCTTTCGTGGGCATCTCCAATAGCAGTGCCGGAGACTTCAACGGCGACGGCATGGAAGACCTGATTATCGGGGCAAGTAAAGACAACGGCGGTGCTGCCAAATACAACGTAGTATTTGGCAGTAGCAGTGGCTTTGGAGCTAGCTTCAACCTATCTGACATTAACGGTAACAACGGCTTTGTAATTAACGGCATTGATAAAATTGACTTCTCAGGCTCCACCGTCAGCAGTGCCGGAGACATCAACGGTGACGGCATCGACGACCTAATTATCGGAGCACCAAATGCCGACCCCAACGGCAAATTCGCTGTTGGAGAGAGCTACGTCGTGTTTGGCAACAGCAGCGGCTTTGGAGCTAGCCTCAACCTCTCCGACCTCAACGGCAGCAACGGCTTTGTGATTAACGGCATTGATACAAATGACCGATTAGGCTCCAGCGTCAGCAGTGCCGGAGACTTCAACGGCGACGGCATCGACGACTTAATTATCGGAGCATTAGGTGCCAGCCCCAACAGCAAGTACTCTGCTGGGGAGAGCTACGTGGTGTTTGGCAAGAGCAGCGCCTTTGGAGCTAGCCTCAATCTCTCCGACCTCAACGGCAGCAACGGCTTTGTGATTAACGGCATTAATACAAATGACTTCTCAGGCAGGTCTATCAGCAGTGCCGGAGACTTCAACGGTGACGGCATCGACGACCTAATTATTGGAGCAGCAGATGCCGGCCGTTACGACAAATTCAAGGCTGGAGAGAGCTACGTGGTGTTTGGCAAGAGCAGCGCCTTTGGAGCTAGCCTTAATCTCTCCGACCTCAACGGTAGCAACGGCTTTGTGATTAACGGCATTGATCTGTTTGACAACTCAGGCACGTCTGTCAGCAGTGCCGGCGACTTCAACGGCGACGGCTTCGACGACCTAATTATCGGAGCACCAGATGCCGACCCCTACCGCAATTTTGCTGCTGGAGAGAGCTACGTGGTGTTTGGCAGCAGCAATGGCTTTGGAGGTAGCCTCAACCTCTCCGACCTCAACGGCAGTAACGGCTTTGTGATTAACGGCATTTATGAGGATGACAACTCAGGCAAGTCTATCAGCAGTGCCGGAGACTTCAACGGCGACGGCTTCGACGACCTGATTATCGGGGCACCTTTTGCCGATGCCAACGGCAAATACAACGCTGGAAACAGCTACGTGGTGTTTGGCAGCAGCAATGGCTTTGGAGGTAGTCTCAACCTCTCCGACCTCAACAGCAGCAACGGCTTGGTGATTAACGGCATTGATGTAAATGACCGTTCAGGCTACTCCGTCAGCAGTGCAGGGGACATCAACCACGATGGCTTTGACGACCTGAGTGTCGGGGCAAGTTTTGACTCACGCGTCCAACCTTCTAAGGAGAGATACTTCATTTTTGGCTTTGCGACGACTACAGCTACTAATCAATTTCCAGTAGCAGTCACCGACACGGCTACCACTAACGAAGCCACTGCCGTTAACATTTCGGTCTTAGCCAATGACACCGGCCCGGATAGCAACCCCTTAAGGGTAACAAAGGTCAACGGTAGTAGTGTAACTGTTGGCATTCCTATTACCTTGAGTTCCGGTGCTTTACTGACTCTCAATGCTGATGGCACTTTTACTTACAACCCTAACGCTCAATTTGAAAGTTTGGGTGTAGGTGAAACCGATAGCGATCGCTTTACTTACACAATCAGCGATCGCAGCTTTACCAGTACAGCTAGCGTCAACCTGACCATCAACGGCGTGAATGATGCACCCGCCTTAATTTCTGCTTTCAACCTCTCTGACCTCAATGGCAGCAATGGCTTCCTGCTCAAAAACATTATTAATCAATTTCCTGCATATGACCGCTTAGGCTCCTCCGTTAGCAATGCCGGAGACATCAACGGTGACGGCTTCGACGACCTGATTATCGGAGCACAAGATGCCTCCGATAACGATGACAAGTTTCGTGCTGGGCAGAGCTACGTAGTGTTTGGCAGCAGCAGTGGCTTTAGCGCTAGCTTTGATTTCTCATCTCTGGACGGCAGCAACGGCTTTGTGATCAACGGCACTGATAGAGGTGACTACTCAGGCTACTCTGTGAGCAATGCGGGGGACATCAACGGTGACGGCTTCGATGACTTGATTATCGGGGCACCTGGTGCCGACCCCAATGGCAAATTCTCTGCTGGGAAGAGCTACGTTGTGTTTGGCAAGAGCAGTGGCTTTGGAGCTAGCCTCAACCTCTTATCCCTAGACGGCAGCAATGGCTTTGTAATCAACGGCATTGATGAAAGTGACTTCTCAGGCTGGTCTGTCAGCAATGCGGGAGACATCAACGGTGACGGCTTCGACGACCTGATTATCGGGGCATTTGGTGCCGAACCCAACGGTAAAGAACGTGCTGGGGAGAGCTACGTTGTGTTTGGCAAGAGCAATGGCTTTGGAGCTAGCCTCAATCTCTCATCCCTAGACGGCAGCAATGGCTTTGTAATCAACGGCACTGATGCAGGTGACGTCTCAGGCAACTCCGTTAGCAATGCGGGGGACATCAACGGTGACGGCTTCAATGACCTGATTATCGGGGCACCTGGTGCCGACCCCAACGGTAAAGAACGTGCTGGGGAGAGCTACGTTGTGTTTGGCAAGAGCAGTGGCTTTGGAGCTAGCCTCAATCTCTCATCCCTAGACGGCAGCAATGGCTTCGTGATCAACGGCATTAATCGATATGACTCTTTAGGCTCCTCTGTCAGCAGTGCCGGAGACTTTAACGGTGATGGCATTGATGACCTAATTATCGGGGCATCCGGTTCTGCCTACATAGATGAGATCGACACTGGCCCTTCTGCGAATATCTACGTAGTATTTGGCAAGAGCAGTGGCTTTGGTTCGGTTCTTAACCTTTCGTCCTTAGACGGTAGTAACGGCTTCGCTATCAATGGGAATGGCGTAGGCATCTCAGTTAGCAGTGCTGGAGACATCAACGGTGACGGCTTCGACGACGTGATTATTGGAGCACTAGAAGCCTCCGGCACTGGGGAAAGCTACGTAGTGTTTGGCAGCAGCAGTGGCTTTGGAGCTAGTTTTGACCTCTCGTCTCTGGATGGCAGCAACGGCTTTGTGATCAACGGCATTAATGTAGGTGACTTTTCAGGGCGCTCCGTTAGCAATGCCGGAGACTTCAACGGTGATGGCTCCGATGACCTGATTATTGGGGCAGCACAAAAGGGAGGAGGCATCTACGGCCCATTTAAAAACGGAGAAAGCTACCTCATCTACGGCTTTGCGAAGACAGCTAGCACCCAAGAAGATACCGCCGTTAAAATTCTTGCCAGCACCATTCTCAGGGGATATTCAGACATCGATGGCGATACCCTAAATATCAGTGGCTTCACTAACCCTGCCAACGGCATACTCATCTTCAACAACAATGCTACTGTTGGCAATGCCAGCGATGACTACTTCATCTACACTCCCAACGCCAACTACAACGGCGCTGACAGTTTTAGCTACACTGTCAGTGACGGCAATGGCGGCACAATTGCTGGTGTTTTTAACTTAAATGTCAAACCAGTTAATGACGCACCTGTTGCAGTCAATGATACTGTTACGGCTGCCAAAAATACTGCTGTAAGCATTCAAGCTAATACTTTGCTGGCTAATGATATTGACATCGATAGCAGCAGTTTCAGTATTACTGGTGTCAGTGGTGCAAGCAATGGTACTGCCGTGCTAAAAAATAACGGCACTCCTAACAACTCAGCAGATGACTTTATTGTGTTTACCCCAAATTGCGGGTTTAGTGGTGCGGCTAGCTTTAACTACACCATCACTGATGGCCAACTCACCAGCACTGCTAAAGTTACTATCCAAGTAGGCGATCGCCTTTTTGGTGGCAACGGTAATGATATCCTCCACGGCACTCCTGGTAATGACTACCTTAATGGCGGCAATGGTAATGACCTCTTGTGCGGTGGTCTTGGTAGCGATATCCTCACGGGTGGTAATGGCAAGGATAAATTTGTTTTCGCTGTTGGAAAAGGTACTGATATTATTACCGACTTCTGCAAAGGCAACGATTTGATTGGCTTGTCTGATGGTCTGACCTTCAATCAACTAAGTTTCGTTGGTAACAATATTATAGTGACTGCTACTGATGAAATCTTGGCAACGCTAACTGGCATTAGTAGCACAACACTCACTACCGATAATTTCACTATTCTCTAA